In Burkholderia savannae, one genomic interval encodes:
- a CDS encoding porin: protein MHEPLFCGRRPCGIAATVVAACFAGFGTGSAHAQSSVTLYGLIDTSITYASNQRTNAAGSRGSGNWAVTSGALNASRWGLRGAEDLGGGLSAVFALENGFSSANGALSQKGVDMFGRQTWIGVKSKAGGALTLGRQYDLVLDFATPLGASGPGWGGNLAVHPYDNDDSNRNIRINHSIKYTSPTYRGLTFGMMYGFSNTAGRFGNNAAWSAGLSYANGPLKLGAGYLKINRDPNAANANGAVSTTDGSATITGGSQQIWAVAGRYAFGLHSIGAAWSHSATDDVAGVLQGGGIARLSGDSLVFDNFTIDGRYLVTSRFSVAAAYTYTMGRFDTHSGETRPKWNQVVAQADYAFSKRTDAYIEGVYQRVSGGNGNPAFNASVWTLTPSANGNQVVVALGLRHRF, encoded by the coding sequence ATGCATGAGCCTCTTTTCTGCGGTCGCCGGCCGTGCGGCATTGCCGCCACCGTCGTCGCGGCTTGTTTCGCCGGCTTCGGCACGGGTTCGGCCCACGCACAGAGCAGCGTGACGCTGTACGGCTTGATCGATACGTCGATTACCTACGCGAGCAATCAGCGCACCAATGCCGCGGGTTCGCGGGGAAGCGGCAATTGGGCCGTGACGAGCGGCGCGCTGAATGCGTCTCGCTGGGGGTTGCGCGGCGCCGAAGACCTCGGCGGCGGACTGTCAGCCGTGTTCGCGCTCGAGAACGGGTTCTCGTCGGCGAACGGCGCGTTGTCGCAAAAAGGCGTCGACATGTTCGGCCGCCAGACTTGGATCGGCGTGAAATCGAAAGCGGGCGGGGCGCTCACGCTCGGCCGCCAGTACGATCTCGTCCTGGATTTCGCGACGCCGCTCGGCGCTTCCGGCCCCGGCTGGGGCGGCAATCTCGCGGTTCATCCGTACGACAACGACGACTCGAACCGCAACATCCGCATCAACCACTCGATCAAGTACACGAGCCCGACGTATCGCGGATTGACCTTCGGCATGATGTACGGCTTCTCGAACACGGCCGGCCGGTTCGGCAACAACGCGGCATGGAGCGCGGGGCTCTCCTATGCGAACGGCCCGTTGAAGCTCGGCGCGGGATATCTGAAAATCAACCGGGACCCGAACGCGGCCAATGCGAACGGCGCGGTGAGCACGACGGACGGCTCGGCGACGATCACGGGCGGCAGCCAGCAGATCTGGGCCGTCGCCGGGCGATATGCATTCGGTTTGCACTCGATCGGCGCGGCGTGGTCCCATTCGGCGACCGACGACGTGGCGGGCGTTCTTCAAGGCGGCGGCATCGCCAGGCTCAGCGGCGATTCGCTGGTGTTCGACAATTTCACGATCGACGGACGCTACTTGGTCACGAGCCGCTTCAGTGTCGCGGCCGCGTACACCTATACGATGGGTCGCTTCGATACGCACTCGGGCGAAACCCGTCCGAAGTGGAATCAGGTGGTGGCGCAAGCCGATTACGCATTCTCGAAGCGCACGGACGCGTACATCGAGGGCGTTTATCAGCGCGTGAGCGGCGGCAACGGCAATCCGGCATTCAATGCGTCGGTCTGGACGCTGACGCCGTCCGCGAACGGCAATCAGGTCGTCGTCGCGCTGGGATTGCGGCATCGGTTCTAG
- a CDS encoding chemotaxis protein CheW — MNAILEAPQAARAGGQDAARDAQEFVTFRLGAEEYGIDILRVQEIRSYEEPTRIANAPAFIKGVINLRGVIVPIIDLRLKFALESAEYNTSTVVIVLNVAARTVGVVVDAVSDVLQLAAADRRPAPEFGAAINTGFITDLGSIAGEDGDRMLILLDIERLITAADIGLVS, encoded by the coding sequence ATGAATGCAATTCTGGAAGCGCCGCAAGCGGCGCGCGCCGGCGGGCAGGACGCGGCGCGCGACGCGCAGGAGTTCGTCACGTTTCGGCTCGGCGCCGAGGAATACGGGATCGACATCCTGCGCGTGCAGGAAATCCGGTCGTACGAGGAGCCGACGCGCATCGCGAACGCGCCGGCGTTCATCAAGGGCGTGATCAACCTGCGCGGCGTGATCGTGCCGATCATCGACCTGCGCCTGAAGTTCGCGCTCGAATCGGCCGAGTACAACACGTCGACGGTGGTCATCGTGCTGAACGTCGCGGCGCGCACGGTGGGCGTCGTCGTCGACGCCGTGAGCGACGTGCTCCAGCTCGCGGCGGCCGACCGGCGGCCGGCGCCCGAATTCGGCGCGGCGATCAATACCGGGTTCATCACGGACCTCGGGTCGATCGCGGGCGAAGACGGCGACCGAATGCTGATTCTGCTCGACATCGAGCGGCTGATCACGGCGGCCGACATCGGGCTCGTCTCCTGA
- a CDS encoding methyl-accepting chemotaxis protein, with protein sequence MNFQKLTVSAKLTIAFGMLVGLVLLVSALALHALGDANDRFANYVSGISARAEAVEQVRTAVDRRAIAARNLVLVTKPADVELEKAAVMQAEDDVQANLRRLKELIANASDSTDKARSLVTDIDRIEAQYGPVALAIVNAALNNRHDEAITMMNDQCRPLLAQLVKATNAYSDYTRGRAQEMVRESSEHYANQRLLLIGLCAAALGAAVIAAILIARGLMRSLGAEPAALGDVTRRVANGDLSPVAGAHSAPSGSVLASMGDMQASLVRLIGQVRTAADGIATGSSQIATGNQDLSSRTEHQASSLQETASSMEELTSTVRQNAENAQQASSLAANASEIAQKGSAVVGQVVDTMTDISQSSEKVAEITGIIEGIAFQTNILALNAAVEAARAGEQGRGFAVVASEVRSLAQRSSSAAKEIKDLISASVQKIHDGSTLAGEAGKTMTEVTQAVGRVTDIMGEIAAASGEQSRGIEQVNQAIAQMDEVTQQNAALVEEAAAASKSLEEQGRQLTQAVAFFRANTDGAAQHTQHAHHAQHTAQTPAKPKAKAKRSEAAPRAAHAAPTFSKPAPALAAATATDDWQTF encoded by the coding sequence ATGAATTTTCAGAAATTGACCGTGAGCGCGAAACTGACGATTGCGTTCGGCATGCTGGTCGGGCTCGTGCTGCTCGTGTCCGCGCTCGCGCTGCACGCGCTCGGCGACGCGAATGATCGCTTCGCGAACTATGTGAGCGGCATCAGCGCGCGCGCGGAAGCAGTCGAGCAGGTGCGCACGGCGGTGGACCGGCGCGCGATCGCCGCTCGCAATCTCGTGCTCGTGACGAAGCCGGCCGACGTCGAGCTCGAAAAAGCCGCCGTGATGCAAGCCGAGGATGACGTGCAGGCGAACCTGCGCCGGCTGAAGGAGCTGATCGCGAACGCGTCGGATTCGACCGACAAGGCGCGCAGCCTCGTCACCGACATCGACCGCATCGAGGCGCAATACGGGCCGGTCGCGCTCGCGATCGTCAACGCCGCGCTGAACAATCGGCATGACGAAGCGATCACGATGATGAACGATCAGTGCCGGCCGCTGCTCGCTCAGCTCGTCAAGGCGACGAACGCGTACAGCGACTACACGCGCGGCCGCGCGCAGGAAATGGTGCGCGAATCGTCCGAGCACTATGCGAACCAGCGCCTGCTGCTGATCGGCCTCTGCGCGGCCGCGCTCGGCGCGGCGGTGATCGCGGCGATCCTCATCGCGCGCGGGCTGATGCGCTCGCTCGGCGCCGAGCCCGCGGCGCTCGGCGACGTCACGCGGCGCGTCGCGAACGGCGATCTGAGCCCGGTAGCGGGCGCGCATTCGGCGCCGTCGGGCAGCGTGCTCGCGTCGATGGGCGACATGCAGGCGAGCCTCGTGCGGCTGATCGGGCAGGTGAGGACCGCGGCGGACGGCATCGCGACCGGATCGAGCCAGATCGCGACGGGCAACCAGGATCTGTCGTCGCGCACCGAGCACCAGGCTTCGTCGCTGCAGGAAACGGCGTCGAGCATGGAAGAGCTGACGTCGACCGTCCGGCAGAACGCTGAAAACGCGCAGCAGGCGAGCTCGCTCGCGGCGAATGCGTCGGAAATCGCGCAAAAGGGCAGTGCGGTGGTCGGGCAGGTCGTCGACACGATGACCGACATCAGCCAGAGTTCCGAGAAGGTCGCGGAAATCACCGGGATCATCGAGGGCATCGCGTTCCAGACCAACATCCTCGCGCTGAACGCGGCCGTCGAGGCGGCGCGCGCGGGCGAGCAGGGGCGCGGCTTCGCGGTGGTCGCAAGCGAAGTGCGCAGCCTCGCGCAGCGCTCGTCGAGCGCGGCGAAGGAAATCAAGGACCTGATCAGCGCATCGGTGCAGAAGATCCACGACGGCTCGACGCTCGCGGGCGAAGCGGGCAAGACGATGACCGAAGTCACGCAGGCGGTTGGGCGCGTGACCGACATCATGGGCGAGATCGCGGCGGCGTCCGGCGAGCAGAGCCGCGGCATCGAGCAGGTCAATCAGGCGATCGCGCAGATGGACGAAGTCACGCAGCAGAACGCCGCGCTCGTCGAAGAGGCGGCGGCCGCGTCGAAGTCGCTCGAAGAGCAGGGGCGCCAGCTGACGCAGGCTGTCGCGTTCTTCCGAGCGAACACGGACGGCGCGGCGCAGCACACGCAACATGCGCACCACGCGCAGCACACGGCGCAAACGCCCGCCAAGCCGAAGGCGAAGGCGAAGCGCAGCGAGGCGGCGCCGCGTGCGGCCCACGCCGCGCCGACGTTCAGCAAGCCCGCGCCGGCTCTCGCCGCCGCGACCGCAACCGACGACTGGCAGACGTTCTGA
- a CDS encoding DUF3562 domain-containing protein yields MVQNRVDEIVQAIASETRTPAEAVSRLYEETLAEYSEGARIRDYLVVLVAKRVRETLRNRAH; encoded by the coding sequence ATGGTCCAGAACCGCGTCGACGAGATCGTTCAGGCGATCGCTTCCGAAACCCGCACGCCCGCCGAGGCGGTGTCCCGGCTCTATGAAGAAACGCTGGCCGAATACAGCGAAGGCGCGCGGATACGCGATTATCTGGTCGTTCTCGTCGCGAAGCGGGTGAGGGAGACATTGCGCAATCGGGCGCATTGA
- a CDS encoding acyl-CoA synthetase, producing MAVRDIHDIEQIERVPLHARALPASTLQIFDERAAKTPDAPALTFFLDADRHARSHTWTFAELHADIVRTANVLANAGIGAGDVAAFVLPNLPETHFAIWGGEAAGIAMAINPLLDGAQIAELVDAARAKVLICLAPTPGVDVWPKLAPHLDAMPTVETVVWVDLRPYVSLPKRAALAWIERREKARMRDKRIRIVNLHAEMRRQPGDRLIKPRTIAPDEPSSYFCTGGTTGRPKIAVRTHGSEVFDVWSASETQARDGEAPRTVFCGLPLFHVNGQLVTGLMAWLRGHHVVLGTPQGYRGKNVIARFWEIVEAYRINAFSGVPTLFAALLQQPVGRHDIGSLEYAACGAAPMPAELARSFERTTGVKIVEGYGLTESACVASLNPLDGERRIGSIGLRLPYQRMRAVIVDDTGHYVRDALVDEVGLIALAGPNVFRGYLDPAHERGLWIDIAGERWLNTGDLGRRDAGGYFWLVGRKKELIIRGGHNIDPRIIEDALATHPAVALAAAVGRPDAHAGELPVAYVQLKAGASADERALLAFAAGAIPERAAVPKHVRILDAVPTTAVGKIFKPELQRLEIADVVAACARDAQIELEQVDVVQDARRGLVAKIAARGSRDALAELLARHAFPVDWIGDGAPAAASACEAATQRERAP from the coding sequence ATGGCGGTTCGCGACATCCACGACATCGAGCAGATCGAGCGCGTGCCGCTTCACGCGCGTGCGCTGCCCGCAAGCACGCTGCAGATTTTCGACGAGCGCGCGGCGAAGACGCCCGATGCGCCCGCCCTAACCTTCTTCCTCGACGCCGACCGGCACGCCCGTTCGCACACGTGGACCTTCGCCGAGCTGCACGCCGACATCGTCAGGACCGCGAACGTGCTCGCGAACGCCGGGATCGGCGCGGGCGACGTCGCCGCGTTCGTGCTGCCGAACCTGCCCGAGACGCATTTCGCGATCTGGGGCGGCGAAGCGGCGGGCATCGCGATGGCGATCAATCCGCTACTCGACGGCGCGCAGATCGCCGAGCTCGTCGATGCGGCGCGCGCGAAGGTGCTGATCTGCCTCGCGCCGACGCCGGGCGTCGACGTCTGGCCGAAGCTCGCGCCGCATCTGGACGCGATGCCGACCGTCGAGACCGTCGTGTGGGTCGACCTGCGGCCGTACGTGTCGCTGCCCAAGCGCGCGGCGCTCGCGTGGATCGAGCGCCGCGAGAAGGCGCGCATGCGCGACAAGCGCATACGGATCGTCAATCTGCACGCCGAAATGCGGCGGCAGCCCGGCGACCGGCTGATCAAGCCGCGCACGATCGCGCCCGACGAGCCGTCGTCGTACTTCTGCACGGGCGGCACGACGGGCCGCCCGAAGATCGCGGTGCGCACGCACGGCTCCGAGGTGTTCGACGTGTGGTCGGCGAGCGAAACGCAGGCGCGCGACGGCGAGGCGCCGCGCACGGTGTTCTGCGGCCTGCCGCTCTTTCACGTGAACGGCCAGCTCGTGACGGGCCTGATGGCCTGGCTGCGCGGCCATCACGTCGTGCTTGGCACGCCGCAGGGCTATCGCGGCAAGAACGTGATCGCGCGCTTCTGGGAAATCGTCGAGGCATACCGGATCAACGCGTTTTCGGGCGTACCGACGCTTTTCGCGGCGCTGTTGCAGCAGCCCGTCGGCCGGCACGACATCGGCTCGCTCGAATACGCGGCGTGCGGCGCCGCGCCGATGCCCGCCGAGCTCGCGCGCAGCTTCGAGCGGACGACCGGCGTGAAGATCGTCGAGGGCTACGGGCTGACCGAAAGCGCGTGCGTCGCGTCGCTCAATCCGCTCGACGGCGAGCGGCGCATCGGCTCGATCGGCCTGCGCCTGCCGTATCAGCGGATGCGCGCGGTGATCGTCGACGACACCGGGCACTACGTGCGCGACGCGCTCGTCGACGAGGTCGGGCTGATCGCGCTCGCGGGGCCGAACGTGTTTCGCGGCTATCTCGATCCGGCGCACGAGCGCGGATTGTGGATCGACATCGCGGGCGAGCGGTGGCTGAACACGGGCGACCTCGGCCGCCGCGACGCGGGCGGCTATTTCTGGCTCGTTGGCCGCAAGAAGGAGCTGATCATCCGCGGCGGGCACAACATCGATCCGCGCATCATCGAGGACGCGCTCGCGACCCATCCGGCCGTCGCGCTCGCGGCGGCGGTCGGCCGCCCGGACGCGCACGCGGGCGAGTTGCCCGTCGCTTATGTCCAGCTGAAAGCGGGCGCGAGCGCCGACGAGCGCGCGCTGCTCGCGTTCGCCGCGGGCGCGATTCCCGAGCGCGCGGCGGTGCCGAAACACGTGCGGATACTCGATGCGGTGCCGACGACCGCGGTCGGCAAGATCTTCAAGCCGGAGCTGCAGCGGCTCGAAATCGCCGACGTCGTCGCCGCGTGCGCGCGCGACGCGCAGATCGAGCTCGAGCAGGTCGACGTCGTGCAGGACGCGCGGCGCGGGCTCGTCGCGAAGATCGCCGCGCGCGGCTCGCGCGACGCCCTCGCCGAGCTGCTCGCTCGCCATGCGTTCCCGGTCGACTGGATCGGCGACGGCGCGCCCGCCGCGGCGTCCGCATGCGAGGCGGCGACGCAGCGCGAGCGCGCGCCGTGA
- a CDS encoding MFS transporter produces MTRAGNFRVTAAVVASALFMQNLDSTVVATALPSMARDLDVNVVFLSSAITSYLVALTVFIPVSGWIADRFGAKRVFIAAIAIFTAASVMCAAANGLTALIAARVLQGAGGALMVPVGRLILYRGVSRDEMLAATTWLTMPALVGPLLGPPLGGFLTDALSWRAVFWINVPVGVAGAALAARLIPASAGERRAPPDLAGMLLVGAALAALMLGVETAGRGVLPAGVPALGVGAGVVLGWLAIRHCRRVEHPAVDLSLLGIPTFHAATIAGSLFRAGAGALPFLVPLTLQVGFGASASKSGAITLASALGSLVMRPMTHAALHRASMRTVLIAGSVSFAAVLVACATLSAAWPDAAIFALLLVGGLSRSLSFASMGALVFSDVPSERLAAATSFQGTAQQLMRAVGVAVAASALHLAMLAGGRGRASQTDFACAFVAIALVVLASVPMFAALPAGAGEGLAGPARRSRE; encoded by the coding sequence TTGACGCGCGCCGGCAACTTTCGCGTGACCGCGGCCGTCGTCGCGAGCGCGCTTTTCATGCAGAACCTCGACAGCACGGTCGTCGCGACCGCGCTGCCGAGCATGGCGCGTGACCTCGACGTGAACGTCGTGTTCCTGAGCAGCGCGATCACGTCGTATCTCGTCGCGCTGACCGTGTTCATCCCGGTGAGCGGCTGGATCGCGGACCGCTTCGGCGCGAAGCGCGTGTTCATCGCGGCCATCGCGATCTTCACGGCGGCGTCGGTGATGTGCGCGGCGGCGAACGGGCTCACGGCGCTGATCGCCGCGCGCGTTCTGCAAGGCGCGGGCGGCGCGCTGATGGTGCCCGTCGGCCGCCTGATCCTCTATCGCGGCGTGTCGCGCGACGAGATGCTCGCGGCGACCACCTGGCTCACGATGCCCGCGCTCGTCGGTCCGCTGCTCGGTCCGCCGCTCGGCGGCTTCCTGACCGATGCGCTGTCGTGGCGCGCGGTGTTCTGGATCAACGTTCCGGTCGGCGTCGCGGGCGCGGCGCTCGCCGCGCGCCTCATCCCCGCGTCGGCGGGCGAGCGGCGCGCGCCGCCCGACCTCGCCGGCATGCTGCTCGTCGGTGCGGCGCTCGCCGCGCTGATGCTCGGCGTCGAAACGGCCGGCCGCGGCGTGCTGCCGGCTGGCGTGCCGGCGCTCGGCGTCGGCGCGGGCGTCGTGCTCGGCTGGCTCGCGATCCGCCATTGCCGGCGCGTCGAGCATCCGGCCGTCGATTTGTCGCTGCTCGGGATTCCTACTTTTCATGCGGCGACGATCGCGGGCAGCCTGTTTCGCGCGGGGGCCGGCGCGCTGCCGTTTCTCGTGCCGTTGACGCTGCAGGTCGGCTTCGGCGCGAGCGCGTCGAAAAGCGGCGCCATCACGCTCGCGAGCGCGCTCGGCTCGCTCGTGATGCGGCCGATGACGCATGCGGCGTTGCATCGCGCGTCGATGCGCACGGTGTTGATCGCGGGCAGCGTATCGTTCGCCGCGGTGCTGGTCGCGTGCGCGACGCTGTCGGCCGCGTGGCCGGATGCGGCCATCTTCGCATTGCTGCTCGTGGGCGGGCTGTCGCGCTCGCTCAGCTTCGCGTCGATGGGCGCGCTCGTGTTCTCCGACGTGCCGAGCGAGCGGCTCGCCGCCGCGACGTCGTTTCAGGGAACCGCGCAGCAACTGATGCGCGCGGTCGGCGTCGCCGTTGCGGCGAGCGCGCTGCATCTGGCGATGCTGGCGGGCGGGCGCGGCCGCGCGAGCCAGACGGATTTCGCGTGCGCGTTCGTTGCGATCGCGCTCGTCGTGCTGGCGTCGGTGCCGATGTTCGCCGCGCTGCCGGCGGGCGCGGGCGAAGGGCTCGCGGGGCCGGCGCGCCGGTCGCGGGAGTGA
- a CDS encoding activator protein has translation MKLKGMLSTAAACAALLSTSVSQAVVITPPGSAGAPMPFTASGPATVSKAGIPIGCTIVFTGTIDGAGKLLVTSANFSGSALCKVVKANASVTSPWSGQVDGPNQLTLDNVSVNVNAPLVGGQCGPSKVVTQIREADGETVIGLNNVALSGGCGITGALTTNPYMHVSP, from the coding sequence ATGAAGCTAAAAGGAATGCTCTCCACCGCGGCGGCATGCGCGGCACTACTCTCGACTTCCGTCTCGCAAGCGGTGGTCATCACTCCGCCCGGCAGCGCAGGAGCGCCGATGCCTTTTACCGCAAGCGGGCCGGCCACCGTCAGTAAAGCGGGTATTCCAATCGGATGCACGATCGTATTTACCGGCACGATCGACGGCGCGGGCAAACTCCTGGTCACCAGTGCAAATTTCAGCGGATCTGCGCTTTGCAAGGTCGTTAAGGCCAACGCAAGCGTGACGTCACCCTGGAGTGGTCAAGTCGATGGCCCCAATCAATTGACGCTCGATAACGTGTCAGTCAACGTCAACGCACCGCTAGTGGGCGGACAATGCGGCCCCAGTAAAGTCGTGACGCAAATACGCGAAGCCGATGGCGAAACCGTAATCGGCCTGAATAATGTCGCTCTATCTGGCGGGTGCGGCATCACCGGTGCGCTAACGACGAATCCATACATGCACGTTTCGCCGTAA
- a CDS encoding GNAT family N-acetyltransferase has protein sequence MHPTDSAASSRTRALFDCGDVRAIALVADDIPAIQAFFERNPEYFRDTAGAPPAPDEAAVEYAGMPSAEWGCTAKWAIGYRPAANAGVGAPLVAFATLFADMFAPGVWHVDLFIVETARHGQGVARCLYAALEAWTRARGARWLRLGVVSGTPRAERFWTRSGYGEVRTRSNVPMKDAVRTIRVMVKPLDGGDVSAYLDLVARDRPEAA, from the coding sequence ATGCATCCGACCGATTCCGCCGCCTCTTCGCGCACGCGGGCGCTCTTCGACTGCGGCGACGTCCGCGCGATCGCGCTCGTAGCCGACGACATCCCCGCGATCCAGGCCTTCTTCGAACGCAACCCCGAATATTTCCGCGACACGGCAGGCGCGCCGCCCGCGCCGGACGAAGCGGCTGTCGAATACGCGGGAATGCCGTCCGCCGAATGGGGTTGCACCGCCAAATGGGCGATCGGCTATCGGCCGGCCGCGAATGCCGGCGTCGGCGCGCCGCTCGTCGCTTTCGCGACGCTCTTCGCCGACATGTTCGCGCCCGGCGTGTGGCACGTCGATCTCTTCATCGTCGAGACGGCGCGGCACGGGCAGGGCGTCGCGCGTTGCCTCTACGCGGCGCTCGAGGCGTGGACGCGGGCGCGGGGCGCGCGCTGGCTGCGGCTCGGCGTCGTCAGCGGCACGCCCCGCGCCGAGCGCTTCTGGACGCGTTCGGGGTACGGCGAAGTGCGCACCCGCTCGAACGTTCCGATGAAAGACGCGGTGCGCACGATTCGCGTGATGGTCAAGCCGCTCGACGGCGGCGACGTGAGCGCGTATCTCGATCTCGTCGCGCGCGACCGCCCGGAAGCGGCCTGA
- a CDS encoding class I SAM-dependent methyltransferase: MSSDSHTAPQPAPQNIYDDASFFAGYRTLRQGDTGLNGALEFPALKRLLPNLAGLHVLDLGCGFGDFARYARAHGAVSVTAVDVSSRMLDEARARTADDAITYLQRSIETYHAATRAFDLVVSSLALHYVEDYTGVVARTYDALRSNGRFVFSVEHPMCTAYPHGWVRDDDGHKQHWPVDRYRQEGRRDTRWFVDGVVKYHRTVETYVNTLLKAGFTLTHLGEPAPIPDALAVRPDLEADCRRPPVLFLAATRAGS; this comes from the coding sequence GTGAGCAGCGATTCCCACACGGCGCCACAGCCCGCGCCGCAAAACATCTACGACGACGCATCGTTCTTCGCAGGCTACCGCACGCTTCGACAAGGCGACACCGGCCTGAACGGCGCACTCGAATTTCCCGCACTGAAGCGCCTGTTGCCCAACCTCGCGGGCCTGCACGTGCTCGACCTCGGCTGCGGCTTCGGCGATTTCGCCCGCTACGCGCGTGCGCACGGCGCCGTGTCGGTGACGGCCGTCGACGTGTCGTCGCGAATGCTCGACGAGGCGCGCGCACGCACCGCGGACGATGCGATCACCTATCTGCAGCGGTCGATCGAGACCTATCACGCGGCGACGCGCGCGTTCGATCTCGTCGTGTCGTCGCTCGCGCTGCATTACGTCGAGGATTACACCGGCGTCGTCGCGCGGACCTACGACGCGCTGCGCTCGAACGGCCGCTTCGTGTTCTCGGTCGAGCATCCGATGTGCACCGCGTATCCGCACGGCTGGGTGCGCGATGACGACGGCCACAAACAGCACTGGCCCGTCGATCGCTACCGGCAGGAAGGGCGGCGCGACACGCGCTGGTTCGTCGACGGCGTGGTCAAGTACCACCGGACGGTCGAGACTTACGTGAACACGCTGCTGAAGGCGGGCTTCACGCTCACGCACCTCGGCGAGCCGGCGCCGATTCCCGACGCGCTCGCCGTGCGGCCCGATCTCGAGGCGGACTGCCGGCGGCCGCCCGTGCTGTTCCTGGCGGCCACGCGGGCGGGGAGTTGA
- the osmF gene encoding glycine betaine ABC transporter substrate-binding protein OsmF, with protein sequence MRIPRFSRSLRAVAAAAAAAVPLVCAAPGAHAADAVTVASKIDTEGNLLGSVIAQVLKAHGIAVVDKIGLGATPIVRKALTTGEIDIYPEYTGNAAFFFNKADDPAWKNAAQGYALAKRLDYAANRIVWLAPAPANNTWGVAVLSSVAQSQHLKTFGDFGKWVGAGGKVKLAASAEFVNSASALPSFEKAYGFKLKPEQMLVLSGGDTAATIKAAAQQTDGVNAAMVYGTDGGIAAAGLTVLDDDKHVQPVYAPTPIVREAVLKAHPQIADYLKPVFASLDLKTLQTLNARIQINGEPAASVAASYLKAKGFVK encoded by the coding sequence ATGAGAATCCCCCGTTTCAGCCGTTCCCTGCGCGCGGTCGCGGCCGCCGCCGCAGCCGCCGTCCCGCTCGTTTGCGCCGCGCCCGGCGCGCATGCCGCCGACGCGGTCACGGTCGCCTCGAAGATCGACACCGAAGGCAACCTGCTCGGCAGCGTGATCGCGCAGGTGCTGAAGGCGCACGGCATCGCCGTCGTCGACAAGATCGGGCTCGGCGCGACGCCGATCGTCAGAAAGGCGCTGACCACGGGTGAAATCGACATCTATCCGGAATACACCGGCAACGCGGCGTTCTTCTTCAACAAGGCCGACGATCCCGCGTGGAAGAACGCCGCGCAAGGCTACGCGCTCGCGAAGCGGCTCGACTACGCGGCGAACCGGATCGTCTGGCTCGCGCCCGCGCCGGCGAACAATACGTGGGGCGTCGCGGTGCTGAGCTCGGTCGCGCAGTCGCAGCATCTGAAGACGTTCGGCGACTTCGGCAAGTGGGTCGGCGCGGGCGGCAAGGTGAAGCTCGCCGCGTCGGCCGAGTTCGTCAACAGCGCGTCCGCGCTGCCGTCGTTCGAGAAGGCGTACGGCTTCAAGCTGAAGCCGGAGCAGATGCTCGTGCTGTCGGGCGGCGACACCGCCGCGACGATCAAGGCCGCCGCGCAGCAGACGGACGGCGTGAACGCCGCGATGGTCTACGGCACCGACGGCGGCATCGCGGCCGCGGGGCTCACCGTCCTCGACGACGACAAGCACGTGCAGCCCGTCTACGCGCCGACGCCGATCGTCCGCGAGGCGGTGCTGAAGGCGCATCCGCAGATCGCCGACTATCTGAAGCCGGTCTTCGCGAGCCTCGATCTGAAGACCCTGCAGACGCTCAACGCGCGAATCCAGATCAACGGCGAGCCGGCCGCGAGCGTCGCGGCGAGTTATCTGAAAGCGAAGGGCTTCGTCAAATGA